One window from the genome of Myxococcales bacterium encodes:
- a CDS encoding FAD-binding protein, giving the protein MADIAELLAQELGSARVITRTDERFEDFCRDESPLPEFFPPDCAVLVESAEQAALVLRLCQAHGVPVTPRGAGSGMTGGCLPIAGGVVLSTERMGRVLEINNDDLLAVVEPGVITGQLQDAVEAQGMFYPPDPASLEYCSIGGNAATNSGGPRAFKYGVTREYMLGMEVALMGGERLRIGRRTAKGVTGYDLVAGFVGSEGTFGVITELTVKLIPKPPAQATALAVFADVRAAGACIQQLLRAGIRPAVLELADRASIDHVRGKARYRFPAGAGAVVLLEVDGSPQTVEFEIEQIGTRCDELGALDVAIASEPADRRALWEARRLISSSLKEAYRIKINEDICVPRGAIVEMLARIEALGAEHKVDIAVFGHAGDGNLHANILSNGDPNDPTLRAHLDLVTRRLFEETIALRGTLSGEHGIGTAKRDYMGLEQPERVLEWQRQWKRMWDPRELLNPGKILPARRSACTE; this is encoded by the coding sequence GTGGCTGACATCGCAGAGCTGCTCGCCCAGGAACTCGGATCGGCGCGCGTCATCACGCGCACGGATGAGCGCTTCGAGGACTTTTGCCGCGACGAGTCGCCGCTGCCAGAGTTTTTTCCGCCCGATTGCGCGGTGCTGGTCGAATCGGCTGAGCAGGCGGCGCTGGTGCTGCGGCTATGCCAAGCACACGGCGTGCCGGTCACCCCGCGCGGTGCGGGCAGCGGCATGACGGGCGGCTGCTTGCCGATCGCGGGCGGCGTCGTGCTGTCGACCGAACGCATGGGGCGGGTGCTTGAGATCAACAACGACGACCTGCTCGCCGTGGTTGAGCCCGGCGTCATCACGGGCCAGCTGCAAGACGCGGTCGAGGCGCAGGGCATGTTCTACCCGCCCGACCCAGCGTCGCTCGAGTATTGCTCGATCGGCGGCAACGCCGCGACCAACTCGGGCGGGCCGCGTGCGTTCAAGTACGGCGTGACGCGCGAATACATGCTCGGCATGGAGGTCGCGCTCATGGGCGGCGAACGCCTGCGCATTGGCCGCCGCACCGCCAAGGGCGTCACCGGCTATGACTTAGTGGCGGGCTTTGTCGGCAGCGAGGGGACGTTTGGCGTCATTACCGAGCTGACGGTCAAGCTGATTCCAAAACCGCCGGCGCAGGCTACCGCGCTCGCCGTGTTTGCCGACGTTAGGGCCGCGGGCGCCTGCATTCAGCAATTGTTGCGCGCAGGCATTCGGCCCGCCGTGCTCGAACTCGCCGATCGCGCGTCGATTGACCACGTTCGCGGCAAGGCGCGATATCGCTTCCCAGCGGGCGCCGGCGCAGTTGTGTTGCTTGAGGTCGACGGCTCGCCGCAGACGGTCGAATTTGAGATCGAGCAGATCGGCACGCGCTGCGATGAGCTCGGCGCGCTCGATGTTGCCATTGCCAGCGAGCCGGCCGACCGCCGCGCGCTGTGGGAGGCCCGCCGCCTCATCTCGAGCTCGCTCAAAGAGGCCTATCGCATCAAGATCAACGAAGACATCTGCGTGCCGCGTGGCGCGATCGTCGAGATGCTGGCGCGCATCGAGGCGCTTGGTGCCGAGCACAAGGTCGACATTGCGGTATTTGGCCACGCCGGCGACGGCAACCTGCACGCCAATATTCTATCGAACGGCGATCCGAACGATCCAACGCTGCGCGCCCATCTCGACCTCGTGACGCGGCGGCTGTTCGAAGAAACCATCGCGCTGCGCGGCACGCTGTCGGGCGAGCACGGCATTGGCACCGCTAAGCGCGACTACATGGGCCTTGAGCAACCTGAGCGCGTGCTGGAATGGCAAAGGCAATGGAAGCGCATGTGGGATCCGCGCGAGCTGCTCAACCCAGGCAAGATCTTGCCGGCGCGCCGTTCGGCATGCACGGAGTAA
- a CDS encoding NUDIX domain-containing protein yields the protein MGTRSRRSTASPPSTTARAVDIRNLGAELIAPRLAVSAFVFDAEQRLLVVRRGRPPGEGLWSVPGGKVMPGETLAAAVAREVREETACEVRCGAVLEVVERCGEAATGPYHYVIIAHAATLQRQRIPQAGSDAAAAAFVALADLSHRPCTEGLRELAARALSRPNLG from the coding sequence ATGGGTACCCGCTCTCGGCGTAGCACGGCCTCACCCCCTAGCACCACAGCTCGTGCCGTCGACATCCGCAATTTGGGCGCCGAGCTGATCGCGCCCCGGCTCGCGGTTAGCGCCTTTGTGTTTGATGCCGAGCAGCGCCTGCTCGTCGTGCGCCGCGGTCGTCCGCCCGGCGAAGGCTTGTGGTCGGTACCCGGTGGCAAGGTGATGCCAGGCGAAACCTTGGCTGCCGCCGTCGCCCGCGAAGTGCGCGAGGAAACCGCCTGCGAGGTGCGGTGCGGCGCCGTGCTTGAGGTCGTCGAGCGCTGCGGCGAGGCAGCCACCGGCCCGTACCACTACGTTATTATTGCACACGCCGCGACGTTGCAGCGCCAGCGCATCCCGCAGGCCGGCAGCGACGCGGCGGCCGCCGCCTTTGTCGCGCTCGCTGACCTCTCGCATCGCCCGTGCACGGAGGGCCTGCGCGAGCTGGCCGCGCGCGCTTTGTCGCGACCAAACCTTGGGTAA
- a CDS encoding KamA family radical SAM protein: MLPLATPPAPPRHPALVAAADWSDWRWQLRNMMQRADELASFIDVTSAERDALAASAHLFKVGVTPYYASLMDRTNPSCPIRMQALPRMAELEIRDEELRDPLGEDAHMPAPSVVHKYPDRALLLVVDRCGIYCRHCNRRRLVAGETPPTASDIDAGIAYIAKTRRIRDVLISGGDPFLLPTAKLESILQKLAAIPHLDFIRIGTRMPVVCPMRIDDELCAMLRKYHPVYVNTHFNHAKELTPLAKAACERLVDAGIPVGNQAVVLRGINSSVRSLRALMRGLLRMRVRPYYLFHGDTVIGTDHLRTTVATSQALYRGLRGFMTGMGVPHLVLDAPGGGGKVPIIPNYIVEQGDSTVVVENYRGERIAFPEPLQRDAQVPYDEIFFSGMDADDDREGASERDDA, from the coding sequence GTGCTGCCGCTCGCAACCCCTCCGGCGCCACCCCGGCATCCAGCGCTGGTCGCGGCTGCCGACTGGTCGGACTGGCGTTGGCAGCTGCGCAACATGATGCAACGAGCTGATGAGCTCGCCTCGTTTATCGACGTTACCAGCGCCGAGCGCGACGCGCTGGCGGCTTCGGCGCACCTATTTAAGGTCGGCGTCACGCCATATTACGCCAGCCTGATGGACCGCACCAATCCCAGCTGCCCGATCCGCATGCAGGCGCTGCCGCGCATGGCCGAGTTGGAAATCCGCGACGAGGAGCTACGCGATCCGCTCGGGGAGGACGCGCACATGCCGGCACCCTCGGTGGTGCACAAGTATCCCGATCGCGCGCTGCTGCTGGTGGTCGATCGCTGCGGCATCTATTGCCGCCACTGCAATCGGCGCCGCCTAGTAGCAGGCGAGACGCCGCCGACCGCAAGCGACATTGATGCCGGCATTGCATACATCGCCAAGACGCGCCGTATCCGCGACGTGCTGATCTCGGGTGGCGATCCCTTCTTGTTGCCAACCGCGAAGCTCGAATCGATCTTGCAAAAGCTCGCGGCAATACCTCACCTGGATTTCATTCGCATTGGTACGCGCATGCCCGTGGTCTGCCCCATGCGCATCGACGACGAGCTCTGCGCCATGCTGCGCAAGTATCATCCCGTCTACGTCAACACCCACTTCAACCACGCCAAGGAGCTGACGCCGCTGGCCAAGGCCGCCTGCGAGCGGCTGGTTGACGCGGGTATACCGGTTGGCAATCAGGCCGTCGTGTTGCGGGGCATCAACTCCTCCGTGCGCAGCCTGCGCGCGCTGATGCGCGGGCTCTTGCGCATGCGCGTGCGCCCTTATTATCTATTTCACGGCGACACCGTCATCGGCACCGATCATTTGCGCACCACGGTGGCGACGTCGCAGGCGCTCTATCGCGGCCTGCGCGGCTTCATGACCGGCATGGGCGTGCCACACCTGGTGCTGGATGCGCCCGGCGGCGGCGGCAAGGTGCCGATTATTCCCAACTACATCGTCGAGCAGGGCGATTCGACGGTCGTGGTCGAAAACTATCGTGGCGAGCGCATCGCATTCCCAGAGCCGTTGCAGCGCGATGCCCAGGTGCCGTACGACGAAATCTTTTTTTCCGGAATGGACGCCGATGACGACCGCGAAGGCGCCAGCGAACGCGACGACGCCTGA
- the queG gene encoding tRNA epoxyqueuosine(34) reductase QueG, with protein MTTAKAPANATTPEAAAAGEANATAAIALGEHFASIAPSLGFARLGAVSIARPTTFAHYEAWLARAHHGEMHYLAEPLQRESRADATRLMPSAQTAIVAALPYDRHVVPAQALTARIARYATGHDYHWVFKERLTALLAAVNAAAGTAIAGRACVDSAPVLERDAAAAAGLGFVGKNTMLIAPGTGSNLLLGVLLIDAAAIIAQPALGPRCGACTACLDACPTGAFTGPYQLDARRCISYLTIELRADVPRELRPLMGQWVFGCDLCQDACPFNQARRRAAPPDAMLVRHADAPNETSDLRTLATISTSAYKRLVHGTSMARVSRNQFLRNVALALGNTGDARAVPAVATLCLHAHALVRTHAYWAMARLAAQAACEPALALRALVAAQQMIATPQEQQAWDLEARAIRAMM; from the coding sequence ATGACGACCGCGAAGGCGCCAGCGAACGCGACGACGCCTGAGGCAGCTGCGGCCGGCGAGGCCAATGCGACCGCGGCGATCGCGCTCGGCGAGCACTTTGCCTCGATCGCGCCGAGCTTGGGCTTTGCGCGCCTTGGCGCCGTGTCAATTGCGCGGCCCACGACGTTTGCGCACTACGAGGCGTGGCTTGCGCGCGCCCACCACGGCGAGATGCACTACCTGGCTGAGCCGTTGCAGCGCGAGTCGCGCGCCGATGCGACGAGGCTGATGCCGTCCGCGCAAACGGCGATCGTCGCGGCGCTGCCCTACGATCGCCACGTCGTGCCGGCGCAGGCGCTCACCGCGCGTATCGCGCGCTACGCTACGGGGCACGACTATCATTGGGTGTTTAAGGAACGCCTGACGGCGCTGCTGGCAGCGGTCAATGCGGCAGCCGGCACCGCCATCGCGGGCCGCGCCTGTGTCGACTCGGCACCCGTGCTCGAGCGCGACGCCGCCGCCGCCGCAGGGCTTGGCTTTGTCGGCAAGAACACCATGCTCATCGCACCGGGCACCGGCTCGAACCTCTTGCTCGGGGTGCTGCTCATCGACGCGGCGGCAATCATCGCGCAGCCCGCGCTCGGCCCGCGCTGCGGCGCGTGCACCGCCTGCCTCGATGCCTGCCCGACGGGCGCCTTCACCGGGCCCTACCAGCTCGATGCGCGCCGCTGCATTTCGTATCTCACCATCGAGCTGCGCGCCGACGTGCCGCGCGAGTTGCGCCCGCTGATGGGACAGTGGGTGTTTGGTTGCGATCTGTGCCAGGATGCATGCCCGTTTAACCAGGCGAGGCGCCGCGCGGCGCCGCCCGATGCCATGCTGGTGCGCCACGCCGACGCCCCGAACGAGACGTCCGATTTACGGACACTCGCGACCATCTCGACCAGCGCGTACAAGCGCCTCGTGCACGGAACGTCGATGGCACGCGTCTCGCGCAACCAGTTTTTGCGCAACGTGGCGCTTGCGCTGGGCAACACGGGCGACGCCCGCGCGGTGCCCGCCGTGGCGACGTTGTGCCTGCACGCTCACGCCCTGGTGCGCACGCACGCATATTGGGCGATGGCGCGACTTGCGGCACAAGCGGCATGTGAGCCGGCGCTGGCGCTGCGCGCGCTTGTGGCCGCACAACAAATGATCGCGACCCCGCAGGAGCAACAGGCGTGGGACCTCGAGGCGCGCGCGATCCGTGCTATGATGTAG
- a CDS encoding CoA pyrophosphatase: MSQLAARTRRCLVEPELRPSAVAILLAEQAGITRQLWVPLIVRPADAPTHSGQIALPGGGVHPGDGSLGATAQREAFEELGVPTTTIDVLGLLDDVPTPAGYCITPVLCAFSPHPFAPDAREVASYFWAPVSLFADHAAAEFLGEREYRGVTYQMRAYHWQGHRIWGATARILEQVAQLVTS, encoded by the coding sequence GTGTCGCAGCTCGCGGCGCGCACGCGGCGCTGCCTGGTAGAGCCCGAGCTGCGGCCATCGGCGGTTGCGATCCTGCTCGCGGAACAAGCAGGGATCACGCGCCAACTATGGGTGCCGCTGATCGTGCGTCCCGCCGACGCGCCAACCCACTCCGGCCAAATCGCGCTGCCCGGCGGCGGCGTGCACCCAGGGGATGGCTCGCTCGGCGCCACCGCACAACGCGAGGCCTTCGAAGAGCTCGGCGTGCCGACGACAACCATTGACGTGCTCGGCCTGCTCGACGACGTGCCAACCCCGGCGGGCTATTGCATCACGCCGGTGCTGTGTGCCTTTTCGCCGCATCCCTTTGCGCCCGACGCGCGCGAAGTCGCGAGCTATTTTTGGGCCCCGGTGTCGCTGTTTGCCGACCACGCCGCCGCTGAATTCCTCGGCGAACGGGAGTATCGCGGCGTCACCTATCAGATGCGCGCCTATCACTGGCAGGGCCATCGGATCTGGGGCGCAACCGCGCGCATACTCGAACAAGTCGCGCAGCTCGTCACATCGTAG